In Streptomyces sp. NBC_00306, a single genomic region encodes these proteins:
- a CDS encoding peptidase inhibitor family I36 protein codes for MAAAALTAAAALLTGTAPMASAAGTQGGGAVAAYGQKTVNLKQEGWGDASSCVVYSKTAVRCFKTHAEADKALGYSRATDPLARSIGTRALPACASGWTCLYEHANGGGRRLIFSDYYWHNLNEYGFNDQTSSWRNRQSNSYAWLARDEGGNGGTISISPNSYSSNLGAYNDWASSVAA; via the coding sequence TTGGCCGCAGCCGCGTTGACCGCGGCCGCCGCGCTGCTCACCGGCACGGCGCCGATGGCATCCGCCGCCGGAACCCAGGGTGGCGGCGCCGTCGCCGCCTACGGGCAGAAGACGGTCAACCTCAAGCAGGAAGGCTGGGGCGACGCCAGCAGTTGCGTCGTCTACTCCAAGACCGCGGTCCGCTGCTTCAAGACCCACGCAGAAGCGGACAAGGCGCTCGGCTACTCCCGCGCCACGGATCCGCTGGCCCGCAGCATCGGCACCCGGGCACTGCCGGCCTGTGCCTCCGGCTGGACGTGCCTGTACGAGCACGCGAACGGTGGCGGTCGTCGGCTGATCTTCAGCGACTACTACTGGCACAACCTCAACGAGTACGGCTTCAACGACCAGACGTCGTCCTGGCGCAACAGGCAGTCGAACTCGTACGCCTGGCTGGCCCGTGACGAGGGAGGCAACGGCGGCACGATCTCCATCAGCCCCAACTCCTACAGCTCGAACCTCGGCGCCTACAACGACTGGGCCAGCTCGGTCGCCGCCTGA
- a CDS encoding response regulator transcription factor, with translation MTIRVLIADDQMMVRQGFTVLLNAEPGIEVVGQAVDGLDAIAKVAELTPDVVLMDIRMPGLGGIEATGRITGPAGDPAVKVLVLTTFDLDEYVYEALRAGASGFLLKDASAAELAQAVRVVAAGDALLAPNITKRLIAEFSRVTRTHRAPLMERVGALTERETEVLALIAQGLSNAEIATRLVVAEQTVKTHVGRILLKLGLRDRTQAAVYAYETGVVRPAGY, from the coding sequence ATGACCATCCGCGTGCTGATCGCGGACGACCAGATGATGGTGCGCCAGGGCTTCACCGTGCTGCTGAACGCCGAGCCGGGCATCGAGGTCGTCGGCCAGGCCGTGGACGGCCTCGACGCGATCGCCAAGGTCGCCGAACTGACCCCCGACGTCGTCCTCATGGACATCCGTATGCCGGGACTGGGCGGGATCGAGGCCACGGGCCGCATCACCGGGCCCGCCGGCGACCCGGCCGTGAAGGTGCTGGTCCTCACCACCTTCGACCTCGACGAGTACGTGTACGAGGCGCTGCGCGCGGGGGCCTCCGGCTTTCTGCTCAAGGACGCGTCGGCCGCCGAGCTGGCGCAGGCGGTACGTGTGGTGGCGGCAGGTGACGCGCTGCTCGCACCGAACATCACGAAGCGGCTGATCGCCGAGTTCTCGCGGGTGACCCGCACCCACCGCGCTCCGCTCATGGAGCGCGTCGGAGCTCTGACGGAACGCGAGACCGAGGTCCTGGCCCTGATCGCGCAAGGGCTGTCGAACGCCGAGATCGCGACCCGACTGGTCGTGGCGGAGCAGACCGTGAAGACCCATGTCGGCCGGATCCTGCTGAAGCTGGGTCTGCGCGACCGTACGCAGGCGGCGGTGTACGCGTACGAAACGGGCGTCGTCCGCCCGGCCGGCTACTGA
- a CDS encoding YciI family protein — protein sequence MEFFCYHRDRPDSLELRHELLEAHWSYMDGYAAEMIARGPTLTGDGEVPTGSVHIVDLPDPAAARVFAFDEPGYQAGVYRDVLLRRWRNLLGRTMWDFAGGPDDGTRYLVLGLGTGQAADLTVPDGQDELIAYGPLLSDDGATWVGTAALLRAPDPDTARAVLTPDRYAGIEVHRWQFGGRRS from the coding sequence ATGGAGTTCTTCTGCTACCACCGCGACCGGCCGGATTCCCTGGAGCTGCGTCACGAGCTGTTGGAAGCCCACTGGTCCTACATGGACGGATACGCGGCGGAGATGATCGCCCGCGGCCCGACCCTCACCGGCGACGGCGAGGTGCCCACCGGCAGCGTGCACATCGTCGACCTGCCCGATCCCGCCGCCGCCCGCGTGTTCGCCTTCGACGAGCCCGGCTACCAGGCAGGCGTGTACCGCGATGTGCTGCTGCGCCGGTGGCGCAATCTGCTCGGCCGCACCATGTGGGACTTCGCCGGCGGGCCTGATGACGGCACCCGGTACCTGGTGCTCGGCCTCGGCACGGGACAGGCCGCCGATCTCACCGTGCCGGACGGCCAGGACGAGCTGATCGCCTACGGGCCGCTGCTGTCCGACGACGGCGCCACCTGGGTGGGTACGGCCGCGCTGCTGCGGGCGCCGGACCCGGACACGGCACGCGCCGTCCTGACCCCGGACCGCTACGCCGGCATCGAGGTCCACCGCTGGCAGTTCGGCGGCCGGCGCTCATGA
- a CDS encoding TIGR03668 family PPOX class F420-dependent oxidoreductase gives MPVLTSTQVRERFAAARVAHLATADATAHPHLAPVVFAVDGDTVVLAVDHKPKRTTQLKRLANIAANPSVCLIVDHYEEDWDRLWWARADGRAHVLPPPDHCAEAARWAGLLTAKYEQYADRQPDGPVVVISVARWSGWRAW, from the coding sequence ATGCCCGTTCTGACGAGCACCCAGGTACGGGAGCGGTTCGCCGCGGCGCGCGTCGCCCACCTCGCGACGGCCGACGCGACGGCACACCCGCACCTGGCGCCGGTGGTCTTCGCGGTGGACGGCGACACGGTGGTGCTGGCCGTGGACCACAAACCGAAGCGGACGACACAGCTGAAACGCCTCGCAAACATCGCCGCCAACCCCTCGGTGTGCCTGATCGTCGACCACTACGAGGAGGACTGGGACCGGCTGTGGTGGGCCCGCGCGGACGGCAGGGCCCATGTGCTCCCGCCACCGGACCACTGCGCCGAGGCGGCCCGGTGGGCCGGCCTGCTGACGGCGAAGTACGAGCAGTACGCGGACCGGCAACCCGACGGGCCGGTCGTCGTGATCTCCGTCGCGCGGTGGAGCGGCTGGCGGGCGTGGTGA
- a CDS encoding dihydrofolate reductase family protein: MKKIIAQLFISLDGVVEAPDQWHFPYFDDEMSAAVDAALSPSETLLLGRKTYDSFAGAWPEREAAGGEDAHFAKALGDVRKIVVSHQQLDFTWRNSELLDGDLVQAVTALKNEAGDGPIGISGSVSVVRQLLEAGLLDELRLLVHPIAVRKGMRLFDEGEAPVPLTLISSETFRTGVLNLVYTRAESAGEGTYDDAKSRLPQPE, encoded by the coding sequence ATGAAGAAGATCATCGCTCAGCTGTTCATCTCGCTCGACGGCGTCGTGGAGGCGCCAGACCAGTGGCACTTCCCGTACTTCGACGACGAGATGAGTGCGGCCGTCGACGCCGCCCTCAGCCCGTCGGAGACGCTGCTCCTGGGCCGTAAGACCTACGACAGCTTTGCCGGAGCCTGGCCGGAGCGGGAAGCGGCCGGCGGCGAGGACGCCCACTTCGCCAAGGCGCTCGGAGACGTCCGGAAGATCGTCGTCTCGCACCAGCAGCTCGACTTCACCTGGCGGAACTCCGAGCTGCTCGACGGCGACCTCGTCCAGGCGGTCACCGCCCTGAAGAACGAAGCGGGCGACGGACCCATCGGGATCAGCGGCTCGGTCTCCGTCGTCCGGCAACTGCTGGAGGCGGGACTGCTGGACGAGCTGCGCCTGCTGGTGCACCCGATCGCCGTACGCAAGGGAATGCGCCTGTTCGACGAGGGCGAGGCCCCGGTCCCGCTGACCCTGATCTCGTCCGAGACCTTCCGGACCGGGGTGCTGAACCTCGTCTACACCCGTGCCGAATCGGCGGGCGAGGGCACCTACGACGACGCGAAGAGCCGGCTGCCCCAGCCCGAGTAG
- a CDS encoding GlxA family transcriptional regulator, with protein sequence MDERLVVVVAYDEAQLLDIACVTSTLEAANLGGARPPYRVRLTTSGGRAVTCDQGLTLQAQESLERIKGPLDTLIVAGGLGFKAAAANPRIVGHVRRLAGESRRVASVCTGAGVLAAAGLLDGRRAATHWMWADEIGATYPKVTVDPSPIYIRDGQVSTSAGVTSALDLTLSFVAEDNGPELARGVAQALVTYLQRPGNQAQMSMFVAAAPPEHDLVRRVVDHVTSHPGADLTTKSLAALVRVSERHLTRLFIEHLGRTPGRFVRHARTEAAAHLLAATGLPVASVAKRCGFGTAETLRQAFVDRYGIPPSRYRAAQAQSGMHPAMAAPPPDSR encoded by the coding sequence ATGGACGAGCGGTTGGTGGTCGTCGTCGCCTACGACGAGGCGCAGTTGCTGGACATCGCCTGCGTGACCTCGACGCTGGAGGCGGCCAATCTCGGAGGCGCCCGGCCGCCGTACCGCGTGCGTCTGACCACGTCCGGCGGCCGGGCGGTCACCTGTGACCAGGGGCTGACTCTCCAGGCACAGGAATCCCTCGAACGGATCAAGGGCCCCCTGGACACACTGATCGTCGCGGGTGGCCTGGGATTCAAGGCGGCAGCGGCGAACCCGCGCATCGTGGGCCATGTGCGCCGCCTCGCGGGCGAGAGCCGGCGCGTGGCGTCGGTGTGCACCGGCGCCGGTGTCCTGGCGGCCGCGGGTCTCCTCGACGGCAGACGCGCCGCGACCCACTGGATGTGGGCCGACGAGATCGGCGCGACGTATCCGAAGGTCACGGTGGACCCGAGCCCGATCTACATCCGCGACGGCCAGGTGTCCACCTCCGCCGGGGTGACCAGCGCGCTGGACCTGACGCTGTCGTTCGTCGCGGAGGACAACGGCCCCGAACTGGCACGAGGGGTGGCCCAGGCACTGGTGACGTATCTGCAACGGCCGGGAAACCAGGCACAGATGAGCATGTTCGTCGCCGCCGCGCCGCCGGAGCACGACCTCGTACGCCGTGTCGTCGACCATGTCACCAGCCATCCGGGCGCCGACCTGACCACGAAGTCGCTGGCCGCGCTGGTACGGGTGAGCGAACGTCACCTCACACGGCTGTTCATCGAGCATCTCGGCCGGACGCCGGGCCGGTTCGTGCGGCACGCACGGACGGAGGCGGCCGCCCATCTGCTGGCCGCCACCGGGCTACCGGTGGCGAGCGTCGCGAAGCGCTGCGGCTTCGGGACGGCCGAGACCCTGCGGCAGGCGTTCGTCGACCGCTACGGGATCCCGCCCTCGCGCTATCGGGCGGCCCAGGCGCAGTCCGGAATGCACCCCGCCATGGCGGCCCCACCGCCCGACAGCCGGTGA
- a CDS encoding cysteine hydrolase family protein: MTTLENRPNTALLVVDVQNGVVAGAHRRDAAVGNIGSLVEKARRERVPVLWVQQTDDELAKGSEKWQIVPELAPHDAEPRIEKGYGDSFEETTLEAELSGLGVGRLFVVGAQTDACIRATLHGAFVRGYDTTLVSDAHTTEDLTEWGAPPPAQVIAHTNLYWAYETAPGRTAGTVETKEVDFGGTL, encoded by the coding sequence ATGACCACGCTCGAGAACCGGCCCAACACCGCACTCCTCGTCGTCGACGTGCAGAACGGCGTCGTCGCGGGGGCGCACCGGCGTGACGCCGCCGTCGGCAACATCGGCAGCCTCGTCGAGAAGGCACGGCGGGAACGCGTCCCCGTCCTCTGGGTCCAGCAGACCGACGACGAGCTGGCGAAGGGGAGCGAGAAGTGGCAGATCGTTCCCGAACTGGCCCCGCACGACGCCGAACCCCGCATCGAGAAGGGCTACGGCGACTCGTTCGAGGAGACCACCCTGGAGGCGGAGCTGTCGGGACTCGGCGTCGGGCGGCTCTTCGTCGTCGGCGCACAGACCGACGCCTGTATTCGCGCCACGCTCCACGGTGCGTTCGTCCGGGGATACGACACGACCCTCGTCAGTGACGCCCACACGACCGAGGATCTGACGGAGTGGGGCGCTCCGCCGCCCGCCCAGGTCATCGCGCACACGAACCTGTACTGGGCCTACGAGACGGCTCCGGGACGGACGGCCGGGACGGTGGAGACCAAGGAGGTCGACTTCGGCGGCACGTTGTGA
- a CDS encoding magnesium transporter CorA family protein: MATRTRLYQNGTLVLEDFPASDVSEHLADPTSVVWLDLYRPGSAELVMVGEEFDIHELALENAAQHGQRPRLDRFRSHDVLTAYAVTIGGDGAELSTSEIAVFLTGRAMITVRKDDGFDIGAVVTRWDESPGLARHGVAFLLHGLLADIVDGHSAAAQQLDDSIEALEDLLFSSDRREIETVQRRAFALRKSLVRLRQIVLPRREVVNAVMRPGLHVNIEPLVAYYQDVFDHALRVTEWTESLREMMASVMETNLSVQANRMNLIMKKVTSWAAIIAVPTAITGYFGQNLPYPGFDHESGFIVSTTLIVALSASLYMIFRRRDWL; encoded by the coding sequence ATGGCGACGCGTACACGGCTGTACCAGAACGGAACTCTCGTCCTGGAGGACTTTCCCGCCAGTGATGTCTCCGAGCATCTCGCCGACCCGACGTCCGTGGTGTGGCTGGACCTCTATCGCCCCGGATCCGCCGAACTCGTCATGGTGGGCGAAGAATTCGACATCCACGAACTGGCTCTGGAAAACGCCGCGCAGCACGGGCAACGGCCGAGGCTCGATCGTTTCCGCAGCCACGATGTCCTCACCGCCTATGCCGTCACCATCGGCGGGGACGGTGCGGAACTGTCCACCAGCGAGATCGCCGTATTCCTCACCGGCCGGGCAATGATCACCGTCCGAAAGGACGACGGATTCGACATCGGTGCTGTCGTCACCCGCTGGGACGAGAGTCCTGGCCTGGCCCGTCATGGTGTGGCCTTCCTGCTGCACGGCCTGCTCGCCGACATCGTCGACGGACACTCCGCCGCGGCCCAGCAACTCGACGACAGCATCGAGGCATTGGAGGATCTGCTTTTCTCGTCGGACCGGCGGGAGATCGAAACCGTGCAGCGACGGGCGTTCGCGTTGCGCAAGTCCCTCGTCCGGCTGCGCCAGATCGTGCTGCCGAGGCGGGAGGTGGTCAATGCGGTCATGCGGCCCGGCCTGCACGTCAACATCGAGCCTCTGGTGGCCTATTACCAGGACGTCTTCGACCATGCGCTACGCGTCACCGAATGGACCGAATCGCTGCGGGAGATGATGGCCTCGGTCATGGAGACCAACCTGTCGGTCCAGGCCAATCGCATGAATCTGATCATGAAGAAGGTGACGAGCTGGGCCGCGATCATCGCTGTCCCGACGGCGATCACCGGCTACTTCGGCCAGAATCTTCCGTATCCCGGCTTCGACCATGAGTCGGGATTCATCGTCTCGACCACCCTGATCGTGGCCCTGTCGGCTTCGCTGTACATGATCTTCAGGCGCCGGGACTGGCTGTGA
- a CDS encoding GNAT family N-acetyltransferase: MYATSLGDDGAELRPLEPWQAEEFLAHVDRGREFIGQYNGLPDVVTDLESSRAFLQAYAEKTAADTGRIYGIRTDGRLVGAVIFRRMDVQQGTAEAGCWLEPSAVGRGLVTRAVRVIIDWAVEERGIHRVEWWVSAANEPSIAVARRLGMTKDGVLRESYLYRGKRHDEEIWSVLAPDWRAGRAS; this comes from the coding sequence ATGTACGCGACATCCCTGGGTGACGACGGTGCGGAGCTGCGGCCGCTCGAGCCGTGGCAGGCCGAGGAGTTCCTCGCTCACGTGGACCGGGGGCGGGAGTTCATCGGGCAGTACAACGGCCTGCCCGACGTCGTCACCGACCTGGAGTCGAGCCGGGCCTTCCTCCAGGCGTACGCGGAGAAGACCGCCGCCGACACCGGGCGGATCTACGGCATCAGGACGGACGGCAGGCTCGTCGGCGCGGTCATCTTCCGGAGGATGGACGTACAGCAGGGCACCGCCGAGGCAGGATGCTGGCTGGAGCCTTCGGCCGTGGGCAGGGGGCTGGTGACCCGGGCCGTACGCGTGATCATCGACTGGGCCGTGGAGGAGCGGGGCATCCACCGGGTCGAGTGGTGGGTCTCGGCGGCGAACGAGCCCAGCATCGCCGTGGCCCGGCGGCTCGGGATGACGAAGGACGGCGTGCTGCGCGAGAGTTATCTGTACCGGGGGAAGCGGCACGACGAGGAGATCTGGTCGGTGCTGGCCCCGGACTGGCGGGCGGGCAGGGCGTCCTGA
- a CDS encoding acyltransferase family protein: MRDVVRRIDAATPPGRDRAVDALRALAILGVVLGHWLVTALVADSGTVRVSSPLQHLPRLAPVSWVLQTLAVFFLVGGQVGTRSYLSARERGVTYRQWLRTRLGRLFGPVCAVLVVWSLAAGTMLACGTGWATVHALGKLVLSPLWFLLIFAVLTAATPLAARLHPLWPLAVVLNVDLFRFGLSGPDRIAELNVVAGWLVPYCLGAAWARGGLSSRATAWALLVGGAAATTLLVLFAGYPAAMVGVPGAAISNLAPPTLAAVTFGIAQCGAALLLLDPLRRLCARPLAWAAVALVNLSAMTVFLWHQTAMMAVTATALLAGRAVPGLHTVPDGPGWVQARVLWLPVFAAALLVCWAAFRTYEQDRAHERERRGRTTVVRTGRPARREAARDA; this comes from the coding sequence GTGCGTGACGTCGTCCGCCGTATCGACGCCGCCACCCCGCCGGGCCGCGATCGCGCCGTCGACGCCCTGCGGGCCCTGGCCATCCTCGGAGTGGTGCTGGGGCACTGGCTGGTGACCGCGCTCGTCGCCGACAGCGGCACGGTGCGGGTCTCGAGCCCGCTCCAGCATCTGCCCCGACTGGCGCCGGTCTCCTGGGTGTTGCAGACGCTCGCGGTGTTCTTCCTGGTCGGTGGACAGGTGGGGACGAGGAGTTATCTGTCGGCACGCGAGCGCGGCGTGACATACCGGCAGTGGTTGCGCACGCGGCTGGGGAGGCTGTTCGGGCCGGTGTGCGCCGTGCTGGTGGTGTGGTCCCTGGCCGCCGGGACGATGCTCGCGTGCGGCACGGGGTGGGCGACGGTGCACGCTCTCGGGAAGCTGGTGCTCTCGCCGCTCTGGTTCCTGCTCATCTTCGCCGTCCTGACGGCCGCGACTCCACTCGCGGCGCGACTGCATCCGCTGTGGCCGCTCGCTGTCGTCCTGAATGTCGACCTGTTCCGCTTCGGCCTGTCCGGACCGGACCGGATCGCCGAACTCAACGTGGTGGCGGGTTGGTTGGTCCCGTACTGTCTTGGCGCCGCCTGGGCGCGTGGCGGTCTGAGCAGCCGTGCGACGGCGTGGGCCCTGCTGGTGGGCGGCGCGGCGGCGACCACCCTGCTGGTGCTGTTCGCCGGCTATCCGGCGGCCATGGTCGGAGTGCCGGGTGCCGCCATCTCCAATCTCGCCCCGCCCACGCTCGCGGCCGTCACCTTCGGGATCGCCCAGTGCGGGGCGGCACTGCTGCTGCTCGACCCGCTGCGACGGCTGTGTGCCAGACCTCTGGCCTGGGCCGCGGTGGCGCTGGTCAACCTGTCGGCGATGACCGTCTTCCTCTGGCATCAGACGGCGATGATGGCGGTCACCGCGACCGCCCTGCTCGCGGGGAGGGCGGTGCCGGGCCTGCACACGGTTCCCGACGGACCGGGCTGGGTGCAGGCCAGGGTGCTCTGGCTGCCGGTGTTCGCGGCGGCGCTGCTGGTGTGCTGGGCGGCCTTCAGAACCTACGAGCAGGACCGGGCCCACGAACGGGAGAGGCGGGGGCGCACCACGGTGGTGCGCACGGGCAGGCCCGCCCGGAGGGAGGCGGCGCGCGATGCCTAG
- a CDS encoding LLM class F420-dependent oxidoreductase yields the protein MKFGVSTFITDQGISPTALGTALEGRGFDSLFIAEHSHIPVARQTPYPGGGDLPDMYYRTLDPFVALTAVAVVTERLLLGTGIALIPQRDPIITAKEVASLDLVSGGRVIFGIGVGWNREEMRNHGADPATRGRLTDERLRAMRALWTEDTAEFHGEFVDFDPVFAWPKPVQRPHPPIYVGGAEGAFPRVARLGDAWLANSVSPEQLGPQIERLRALAGREVPVTVYAASDDPEQIEGYARLGVERLLFYVPTTHERETHTFLDRLAGLAARYR from the coding sequence GTGAAATTCGGAGTCTCGACCTTCATCACCGACCAGGGCATCAGCCCCACCGCACTCGGCACCGCACTCGAGGGGCGCGGGTTCGATTCCCTGTTCATCGCCGAGCACAGCCACATCCCGGTGGCCCGCCAGACCCCCTACCCGGGCGGCGGCGACCTGCCGGACATGTACTACCGCACCCTCGACCCCTTCGTGGCCCTGACCGCGGTCGCCGTGGTGACCGAGCGGCTTCTGCTGGGCACCGGCATCGCGCTGATCCCGCAACGGGACCCGATCATCACGGCGAAGGAGGTGGCCTCCCTCGACCTGGTCTCCGGCGGCCGCGTGATCTTCGGCATCGGGGTCGGCTGGAATCGTGAGGAAATGAGGAACCACGGCGCCGACCCCGCGACCCGTGGCCGGCTCACGGACGAGCGACTGCGCGCCATGCGCGCGCTGTGGACCGAGGACACGGCCGAGTTCCACGGTGAGTTCGTCGACTTCGATCCGGTGTTCGCCTGGCCCAAGCCCGTGCAGCGCCCTCATCCGCCGATCTACGTCGGCGGCGCGGAAGGCGCGTTCCCGCGCGTGGCGCGGCTCGGCGACGCCTGGCTGGCCAACAGCGTGTCGCCGGAGCAGCTCGGTCCGCAGATCGAGCGGCTGCGCGCCCTGGCCGGCCGCGAGGTGCCGGTGACGGTGTACGCGGCGTCCGACGACCCCGAGCAGATCGAGGGGTACGCCCGCCTGGGGGTCGAGCGGCTGCTGTTCTATGTGCCGACGACGCACGAACGGGAGACGCACACGTTCCTGGACCGGCTGGCCGGCCTCGCCGCCCGGTACCGCTGA
- a CDS encoding MmcQ/YjbR family DNA-binding protein, whose product MTTPPKAALAKWNKVRSFALGLPGAGEEFPWGETVVKVNKKIFVFLGVADGSYPLGVGVKLKDEAMHAHALSCPGAEPSGYGLGKAGWVQVPLAQKGAPSAEVLYDWVEESYRVIATKKLIAELDAR is encoded by the coding sequence ATGACGACTCCACCGAAGGCCGCGCTGGCGAAGTGGAACAAGGTGCGCTCCTTTGCCCTGGGGCTGCCCGGTGCCGGCGAGGAGTTCCCCTGGGGCGAGACCGTCGTCAAGGTGAACAAGAAGATCTTCGTCTTCCTCGGAGTGGCGGACGGCAGCTACCCGTTGGGTGTCGGCGTCAAGCTCAAGGACGAGGCGATGCACGCTCACGCACTGTCCTGCCCGGGCGCCGAGCCGTCCGGATACGGCCTCGGGAAGGCGGGCTGGGTGCAGGTCCCGCTCGCTCAGAAGGGTGCACCCTCGGCGGAGGTGCTCTACGACTGGGTGGAGGAGAGCTACCGCGTCATCGCGACGAAGAAGCTGATCGCCGAGCTCGACGCCCGCTGA
- a CDS encoding histidine kinase, translated as MGDSGVGHGGDAARRAGTGRRVPTAARAVLRALREDLWSTAARPLPPIATPGGQMWQPAVVVLLVLIAAVIAPFAVNALAFSPRYGIGMGTALLLGVVQAATPVVAAFRPVVAWWVTTAAMAVTAALPALAGDVSTAGGLTPWTGPAITAQAGVLFLLALRLRPRATAGALAVGVVVGLLCALLPPGARPAGVGQAVAILVTAAVLGAALRGRQVARSELIVQEELTAGERARRALLEERNRIARELHDVVAHHMSVISIQAQVAPHLVEAPSDELRENLAGIRDSAVEALAELRRVLGVLRSEDAVADGVRHAPQPTLDRLDDLIGTVRGAGVGVDTQIKGERRPLAPGVELSAFRIVQEALSNAMRHAPGARVRVEIGYHAAVLAVRVTNTAASGPVPPARDGGHGLLGMRERADMLGGDLVNGPLPDGGYEVLATLPLEDGS; from the coding sequence GTGGGAGACAGCGGGGTGGGACACGGGGGCGACGCCGCGCGCAGGGCGGGAACCGGGCGACGCGTACCCACGGCGGCGCGCGCGGTCCTGCGGGCGCTGCGCGAGGACTTGTGGAGTACGGCCGCGCGCCCGCTGCCGCCGATCGCCACACCGGGCGGCCAGATGTGGCAGCCGGCCGTCGTCGTCCTGCTGGTGCTGATCGCCGCCGTGATCGCCCCCTTCGCCGTCAACGCCCTGGCCTTCTCCCCGCGGTACGGCATCGGCATGGGCACGGCCCTGCTGCTCGGCGTGGTGCAGGCAGCGACTCCGGTCGTGGCGGCCTTCCGTCCGGTGGTGGCCTGGTGGGTGACGACCGCCGCCATGGCGGTCACGGCTGCTCTTCCGGCGCTCGCGGGGGACGTCTCCACGGCCGGCGGCCTGACCCCGTGGACCGGGCCCGCGATCACCGCGCAGGCAGGTGTGCTGTTCCTGCTGGCACTGCGCCTGCGGCCCCGGGCGACCGCCGGGGCGCTGGCCGTCGGCGTCGTCGTGGGGCTGCTGTGTGCACTGCTGCCGCCGGGGGCCCGTCCCGCCGGCGTCGGCCAGGCCGTCGCGATCCTTGTCACGGCCGCGGTTCTGGGCGCCGCTCTGCGCGGCCGGCAGGTCGCCCGGAGCGAATTGATCGTGCAGGAGGAGCTCACGGCCGGCGAGCGGGCCCGCCGCGCGCTGCTGGAGGAGCGCAACCGCATCGCGCGCGAGCTGCACGACGTGGTCGCCCACCACATGTCGGTGATCTCCATCCAGGCACAGGTGGCGCCCCACCTCGTCGAAGCGCCGTCCGACGAACTCAGGGAGAACCTCGCGGGCATCCGGGACAGTGCCGTCGAGGCGCTGGCGGAGTTGCGCCGGGTCCTCGGCGTCCTGCGCTCCGAGGACGCCGTCGCGGACGGGGTGCGCCATGCCCCGCAGCCCACCCTGGACCGGCTGGACGACCTGATCGGCACGGTGCGCGGCGCCGGTGTCGGCGTCGACACACAGATCAAGGGCGAGCGACGTCCGCTGGCTCCGGGCGTCGAACTCTCGGCGTTCCGCATCGTGCAGGAAGCACTCAGCAATGCCATGCGGCACGCTCCCGGGGCCCGCGTGCGGGTGGAGATCGGCTATCACGCGGCCGTACTCGCCGTCCGTGTCACGAACACCGCCGCCTCCGGTCCGGTCCCGCCCGCCCGCGACGGCGGGCACGGGCTGCTCGGGATGCGTGAGCGGGCTGACATGCTGGGCGGCGACCTGGTGAACGGACCGCTGCCCGACGGTGGTTACGAGGTGCTGGCCACGCTTCCCCTGGAGGACGGATCATGA